From the Paraburkholderia sp. PREW-6R genome, one window contains:
- a CDS encoding MFS transporter — protein MLFITVVITYLDRSNLSIAATAIAQDLQLDPARMGLVFSAFGWSYALLQIPGGMLVDRTRPRLLLALVIGLWSLATIVQGLAGTFAVLLSLRVLLGALEAPAYPTLNRVVTTWFPDSERARAIATYTSGQYVGLAFLTPALVLTQQRFGWQGVFFLTGAIGVVWGFVWYAVYREPSEAANVNEAELETIRAGGGLVELGEPGRLRQSYKAGGSADQTRRAYTAADWRAVLGNRKLWGVYIGQIAVTSTLWFFLTWFPTYLVKYRHMDFLKAGFMAAVPFLAAFVGILSSGLLSDWMVKRGVSVTVARKVPIVTGLLLSTAIVGANYVETPAMVILFMAVAFFGSGFSSITWVLVSSVAKKELLGLTGGMFNLMGNLSSICVPVVIGLIVRDNDFKPALVFMSAVGVVGALSYLFLVGKIERIR, from the coding sequence ATGCTGTTCATTACCGTCGTCATCACCTATCTCGACCGCAGCAATCTGTCGATTGCCGCCACCGCGATCGCGCAAGACCTGCAACTCGACCCGGCGCGCATGGGACTGGTGTTTTCCGCGTTCGGCTGGTCGTATGCGTTGCTGCAGATTCCGGGCGGCATGCTGGTGGACCGCACGCGCCCGCGGCTACTGCTCGCGCTGGTCATCGGACTGTGGTCGCTGGCGACGATCGTGCAAGGTCTCGCGGGCACGTTCGCCGTGCTGCTGTCGCTGCGCGTGCTGCTCGGCGCACTGGAAGCGCCGGCTTATCCCACGCTCAACCGTGTCGTCACGACGTGGTTTCCCGACAGCGAGCGCGCCCGTGCAATTGCCACTTATACGTCCGGTCAGTATGTCGGACTGGCGTTCCTCACACCGGCGCTCGTCCTCACGCAGCAGCGCTTTGGTTGGCAGGGCGTATTCTTCTTGACTGGCGCGATCGGCGTCGTGTGGGGTTTCGTCTGGTACGCGGTCTATCGCGAGCCGTCCGAAGCGGCCAACGTGAACGAAGCCGAACTCGAAACGATCCGCGCGGGCGGGGGACTCGTCGAACTCGGCGAACCGGGCAGATTGCGTCAATCGTATAAAGCGGGCGGATCGGCAGACCAAACGCGCCGCGCCTACACCGCTGCCGACTGGCGCGCCGTGCTCGGTAATCGCAAGCTATGGGGCGTGTACATCGGGCAGATCGCGGTGACGTCCACGCTCTGGTTCTTCCTTACCTGGTTTCCGACCTACCTCGTCAAATACCGGCACATGGACTTCCTGAAGGCCGGGTTCATGGCGGCCGTGCCGTTTCTCGCGGCCTTTGTCGGCATTCTGAGTTCGGGCCTGTTATCGGACTGGATGGTCAAGCGCGGCGTGTCGGTGACCGTTGCGCGCAAGGTGCCGATCGTCACCGGCCTGCTGTTGTCCACCGCGATCGTGGGTGCGAACTATGTCGAAACACCTGCAATGGTGATCCTGTTCATGGCGGTGGCGTTCTTCGGCAGTGGCTTTTCGTCGATCACGTGGGTACTCGTGTCGTCGGTGGCAAAGAAAGAGTTGCTCGGCCTCACCGGCGGCATGTTCAATCTGATGGGCAACCTGTCCTCGATCTGCGTGCCGGTCGTCATCGGACTGATCGTCAGGGATAACGACTTCAAGCCGGCGCTGGTATTCATGAGCGCCGTCGGCGTGGTGGGCGCGCTGTCGTATCTCTTTCTCGTCGGCAAGATCGAACGGATTCGCTAG
- a CDS encoding YodC family protein, with protein MPALHFTELSKKNTQAAVCADPVYRAGDVLKLKSGGRTMTATWSGPVVFAPGNWLICQWFTDAGELQQEMFPEETLVRAHDAFAG; from the coding sequence ATGCCTGCCCTGCACTTCACTGAACTGTCGAAGAAAAACACGCAAGCAGCAGTGTGCGCCGACCCGGTGTACCGGGCGGGCGACGTGTTGAAACTCAAATCCGGCGGACGCACGATGACCGCGACATGGTCCGGTCCAGTGGTGTTCGCGCCGGGCAACTGGCTGATCTGCCAATGGTTCACTGACGCGGGCGAGTTGCAGCAGGAGATGTTTCCGGAAGAAACGCTGGTCCGGGCTCACGACGCTTTCGCCGGCTAA
- a CDS encoding CopD family protein — protein MSFDGLWFGQVAMAALMNVAFAFAVGSALLGAWLARDAQAKVSPARPAWARAQRAMLTATVVLVLADLGWLLYQAASMSGVTLPAAIGVVPTVLTQTHVGRGWAIAFAGALLLLGTAMTSQTGTLRNALLWVAVIVVSVGKASLGHAADAGPASAAIVMQTLHVLVTAVWGGLAMAAGLSVLPALGTSTARGMLIRTATQVSNVSVVAVVLVLISGLFNAVRGSGGSFEAIELSTWGHVLTLKLTLVALALVLGGLNRFSALPRLRRTASTMDAHTFVNVLYLEALAMIGVFVAAAALSHSVPAFAALG, from the coding sequence ATGAGCTTCGACGGCTTGTGGTTCGGACAGGTCGCGATGGCCGCGCTGATGAACGTGGCGTTTGCGTTTGCCGTTGGCTCGGCGCTGCTTGGCGCGTGGCTCGCGAGGGACGCGCAGGCAAAGGTCTCGCCGGCGCGGCCGGCGTGGGCGCGCGCGCAACGGGCCATGTTGACGGCTACCGTGGTGCTGGTGCTCGCGGACCTTGGCTGGCTGCTCTATCAGGCGGCCTCGATGAGCGGCGTGACGCTGCCGGCTGCCATCGGCGTCGTGCCGACCGTGCTGACGCAAACGCATGTCGGGCGCGGCTGGGCGATTGCATTCGCGGGCGCGCTGCTGCTGTTGGGTACTGCGATGACGAGTCAGACCGGAACGCTGCGCAACGCGCTGCTGTGGGTCGCGGTGATCGTGGTCTCGGTGGGCAAGGCGTCGCTGGGTCACGCGGCCGACGCTGGCCCGGCTTCGGCGGCGATCGTCATGCAGACGCTGCACGTGCTCGTCACCGCCGTGTGGGGTGGACTGGCGATGGCGGCAGGCTTGTCGGTGCTGCCCGCGTTGGGCACGTCGACGGCGCGCGGCATGCTGATCCGCACGGCGACGCAGGTGTCGAACGTGTCGGTGGTGGCGGTCGTACTTGTGCTGATCTCCGGTCTCTTCAACGCGGTCCGTGGCTCGGGCGGATCGTTCGAGGCAATCGAACTGAGCACGTGGGGCCATGTGCTTACGCTCAAGCTTACGCTGGTCGCACTCGCGCTCGTGCTCGGCGGGCTGAACCGCTTCTCCGCGCTGCCGCGCCTGCGCCGCACCGCCTCGACAATGGACGCGCACACGTTCGTCAACGTGCTGTATCTCGAAGCGCTCGCGATGATTGGCGTGTTTGTCGCCGCTGCCGCGCTGTCGCATAGCGTGCCGGCATTCGCGGCATTGGGTTAG
- the copC gene encoding copper homeostasis periplasmic binding protein CopC — MTLFNFSRPTLRALRRWPFGFSTLVVTSTAFAHAHFVSSEPAMNAAVAAPTEVTIHFTEPLEPAFSKITLADAAGKAATSAASQVDNGDARVMHLALPHLSTGRYTAHWVAVATDGHRTQGDLAFAVK; from the coding sequence ATGACGCTATTCAATTTTTCACGTCCGACGCTGCGCGCGTTGCGCCGCTGGCCGTTCGGCTTCTCAACGCTGGTCGTTACTTCCACTGCATTCGCGCACGCCCATTTCGTATCGAGCGAGCCTGCCATGAACGCGGCAGTCGCCGCGCCGACCGAAGTCACGATCCACTTCACCGAGCCTCTGGAGCCCGCATTCAGCAAGATCACGCTGGCCGACGCGGCGGGCAAGGCTGCGACTTCCGCCGCATCACAAGTCGATAACGGCGACGCCCGCGTCATGCACCTGGCGCTTCCACACTTGAGCACTGGCCGATACACCGCGCATTGGGTAGCCGTAGCGACGGACGGTCACCGGACCCAGGGCGATCTGGCGTTCGCAGTCAAATGA